Proteins encoded within one genomic window of Microbacterium soli:
- a CDS encoding DUF2945 domain-containing protein, translating to MIQRFMVGDHVTWNSEAGYVRGRITKVHTADFDYKGHPRRASAEDPQYEIKSDRTDHIAAHKGSALTLVDD from the coding sequence ATGATACAGCGATTCATGGTCGGGGATCATGTCACCTGGAACTCGGAGGCCGGATACGTGCGCGGCCGCATCACGAAGGTGCACACGGCCGACTTCGACTACAAGGGGCATCCGCGCCGCGCGAGCGCCGAGGACCCGCAGTACGAGATCAAGAGCGATCGGACCGATCACATCGCCGCTCACAAGGGCAGTGCGCTGACGCTCGTCGATGACTGA
- the trmB gene encoding tRNA (guanosine(46)-N7)-methyltransferase TrmB codes for MSDAQERAFRELAPFYLIDVPRAEAFTSVHPDARLEKTAVYGRDAPLTVEIGSGQGHAIVAAASSQPEHDFLAVEVFRAGLARTMLDADRAGARNLRLVEANAPEVLSTLLPAASASEVWIFFPDPWHKKRHTKRRLVRPGFPATAARALADDGLLRLATDWEDYALQMREVLDAAPEFARAFDGAWAERFDGRVMTAFERKGIAKGREIRDLVYRRVPRV; via the coding sequence ATGTCGGATGCCCAGGAGCGGGCGTTCCGGGAGCTCGCGCCGTTCTACCTCATCGACGTCCCGCGCGCGGAGGCGTTCACATCCGTGCATCCGGATGCTCGGCTGGAGAAGACCGCCGTGTACGGGCGCGACGCGCCGCTGACCGTGGAGATCGGGTCCGGTCAGGGCCATGCGATCGTCGCGGCCGCGTCCTCGCAGCCGGAGCACGACTTCCTCGCCGTGGAGGTGTTCCGCGCCGGGCTCGCGCGCACCATGCTCGACGCCGACAGGGCCGGCGCGCGCAACCTGCGTCTCGTGGAGGCCAACGCCCCCGAGGTGCTTTCCACCCTGCTGCCTGCGGCATCGGCCTCCGAGGTGTGGATCTTCTTCCCCGATCCGTGGCACAAGAAGCGGCACACCAAGCGCCGTCTGGTGCGCCCGGGCTTCCCCGCGACGGCGGCGCGGGCGCTGGCCGACGACGGGCTGCTGCGCCTCGCGACGGACTGGGAGGACTACGCGCTGCAGATGCGGGAGGTCCTCGATGCGGCGCCGGAGTTCGCGCGTGCGTTCGACGGCGCGTGGGCCGAGCGCTTCGACGGGCGGGTGATGACGGCGTTCGAGCGCAAGGGCATCGCCAAGGGGCGCGAGATCCGCGATCTCGTCTATCGTCGGGTGCCGCGGGTGTGA
- a CDS encoding carbohydrate ABC transporter permease — protein sequence MGIWALVVILPMLWTLIGSFKTTKEIFASPFGLPANWNFDNYVSAWVDNEFGLMFLNTVIVVGVSLVAVMILGAMCAYVLARFSLPGSRLIYYLMLAGLTFPIFLAIVPLFFILQNMGLLNTLPGLIITYVAFALPFTVFFLFSFFKSLPYEIQEASYVDGASEWRTFFQVMLPMAKPGMAAVAIMNFLGLWNQFLLPISLNTDKNNWVLSQGMAAYASSAGYALDFGQMFAAVMITIIPVLIVYVLFQRQLQGSVSQGPSK from the coding sequence ATGGGCATCTGGGCGCTCGTCGTCATCCTGCCGATGCTGTGGACCCTGATCGGCTCCTTCAAGACCACGAAGGAGATCTTCGCCTCCCCCTTCGGCCTGCCCGCGAACTGGAACTTCGACAACTACGTCAGCGCCTGGGTCGACAACGAGTTCGGGCTGATGTTCCTGAACACGGTCATCGTCGTGGGCGTCTCGCTCGTGGCGGTCATGATCCTGGGCGCGATGTGCGCCTACGTGCTGGCACGGTTCTCGCTACCCGGCAGCAGACTCATCTACTACCTGATGCTGGCGGGGCTGACCTTCCCGATCTTCCTCGCCATCGTCCCGCTGTTCTTCATCCTGCAGAACATGGGGCTGCTGAACACCCTGCCGGGTCTGATCATCACCTACGTCGCGTTCGCCCTGCCGTTCACCGTGTTCTTCCTGTTCTCGTTCTTCAAGTCATTGCCCTACGAGATCCAGGAGGCGTCGTATGTGGACGGCGCCAGCGAATGGCGCACCTTCTTCCAGGTGATGCTGCCGATGGCCAAGCCCGGCATGGCCGCGGTGGCGATCATGAACTTCCTGGGCCTGTGGAACCAGTTCCTGTTGCCGATCTCGCTGAACACCGACAAGAACAACTGGGTGCTCTCGCAGGGCATGGCCGCGTACGCCTCCTCGGCGGGCTACGCCCTGGATTTCGGGCAGATGTTCGCGGCGGTGATGATCACCATCATCCCGGTGCTGATCGTCTACGTCCTGTTCCAGCGCCAGCTGCAGGGTTCCGTCTCGCAGGGGCCGTCGAAGTAG
- a CDS encoding sugar ABC transporter permease, whose protein sequence is MSSSTVSGGPGLETAAVTTVRAGRRRPSRLGRRRLTFDYVSFLLVFLGLPLAIFLVFVISPFVQALYYAMTNWTGFSDVMGFVGLDNFVKLFNDPIFLRAMLNNVVLAIIVPLVTIVIALIFASMITVGGPSSGQVRGLRASSFYRVVSFFPYVIPAIVIAILWNMIYTPSGGLLNGILGLLGMTDQPSWLGDERTAMGATIFVIVWSMVGFYMILFIAAIKGIPAETLEAARIDGAGRLRTVTSILLPQMRDNVQTAYIYLGILALDAFVYMVGLNSTGGPGNSTLVMSQYLFRTAFEKGQFGLATAMGVVLAVITLLFAALVIGAFRLIGGKDEGGRE, encoded by the coding sequence GTGAGCTCTTCCACCGTCAGCGGTGGACCGGGGCTGGAGACGGCCGCGGTGACCACAGTCCGGGCGGGGCGGCGCAGGCCGTCCCGCCTCGGGCGGCGTCGGCTGACCTTCGACTATGTCTCCTTCCTGCTGGTGTTCCTCGGCCTGCCCCTGGCGATCTTCCTGGTCTTCGTGATCTCGCCGTTCGTGCAGGCCCTGTACTACGCCATGACGAACTGGACGGGCTTCTCGGATGTCATGGGCTTCGTCGGTCTGGACAACTTCGTCAAGCTCTTCAACGACCCGATCTTCCTGCGGGCGATGCTCAACAACGTCGTGCTCGCCATCATCGTGCCGCTCGTGACGATCGTGATCGCCCTGATCTTCGCCAGCATGATCACCGTCGGCGGCCCCAGCAGCGGGCAGGTGCGAGGACTGCGGGCGTCCAGCTTCTACCGGGTGGTCTCCTTCTTCCCGTACGTGATCCCGGCGATCGTCATCGCGATCCTGTGGAACATGATCTACACGCCCAGCGGCGGTCTGCTCAACGGCATCCTGGGACTGCTCGGGATGACCGACCAGCCCTCCTGGCTCGGCGACGAGCGCACGGCCATGGGCGCCACCATCTTCGTGATCGTGTGGAGCATGGTCGGGTTCTACATGATCCTGTTCATCGCCGCCATCAAGGGCATCCCGGCCGAGACCCTCGAGGCAGCGCGCATCGACGGCGCCGGCCGTCTCCGCACGGTCACCTCCATCCTGCTGCCGCAGATGCGCGACAACGTGCAGACCGCCTACATCTACCTGGGCATCCTCGCCCTGGACGCATTCGTGTACATGGTGGGCCTCAACTCGACCGGCGGCCCGGGAAACAGCACCCTCGTGATGAGCCAGTACCTGTTCCGCACCGCTTTCGAGAAGGGTCAGTTCGGTCTCGCCACCGCGATGGGCGTGGTCCTCGCCGTGATCACCCTGCTGTTCGCCGCGCTCGTCATCGGCGCGTTCCGCCTCATCGGAGGCAAGGATGAAGGAGGGCGCGAATGA
- a CDS encoding DUF488 domain-containing protein, translated as MTDPAILTVGHSTHPLDEFLALLRAAGIVTIVDVRRLPGSNRFPWFDQDALRAELAGEGIGFTRIEQLTGRRPRRRGIPDRVNALWRNRSFHNYADHALGDEFAQGLDELIAMADPRHPPAVMCAEAVWWRCHRRIIADHLLARGIRVAHLMPDGRVVAAEPTPGSVLSAGRVEYPEAIPPDPAQPNRRP; from the coding sequence ATGACTGACCCGGCCATCCTCACGGTCGGTCATTCCACGCATCCGCTGGACGAGTTCCTCGCACTACTGCGCGCGGCGGGGATCGTCACGATCGTCGACGTGCGGCGGCTGCCGGGCTCGAACAGGTTCCCGTGGTTCGACCAGGACGCCCTGCGCGCCGAACTGGCCGGGGAGGGCATCGGCTTCACGCGCATCGAGCAGCTCACCGGGCGCCGCCCGCGCCGTCGCGGGATCCCCGACCGGGTCAACGCGCTGTGGCGCAACCGCAGCTTCCACAACTACGCCGACCACGCCCTGGGCGACGAGTTCGCGCAGGGGCTCGACGAGCTCATCGCGATGGCCGACCCCCGGCATCCGCCGGCCGTGATGTGCGCGGAGGCGGTCTGGTGGCGCTGTCATCGGCGGATCATCGCCGATCACCTGCTGGCCCGCGGCATCCGGGTCGCCCACCTCATGCCCGACGGACGCGTTGTCGCCGCGGAGCCCACACCGGGTTCCGTCCTGAGCGCTGGCCGCGTCGAGTACCCGGAGGCTATTCCACCGGATCCGGCGCAGCCGAATCGGCGGCCGTGA
- a CDS encoding DUF3097 domain-containing protein → MDDRYGSDVLAEGWRDRGTVRASDVQAQKDLVVEVAGDGYCGAITRVGAGVVELEDWKGRRRSFPLGGGFLLEGRPVRLVAPKAAPQGARRTASGSFAVADERARVALPSRILVEGRHDAELVEKVWGADLRVEGVVVEYLQGVDLLDEVLAEAPPSPTRRYGVLVDHLVPGSKESRLVEQTMRGPHGKHLKIVGHPFIDVWQCVTPAAMGIRAWPRIPRGTDWKTGVCRAFGWPAEDQADIARAWQRILARVTTFRDLEPALLGRVEELIDFVTEPAS, encoded by the coding sequence ATGGACGACAGATACGGCAGCGATGTGCTCGCGGAGGGGTGGCGCGACCGCGGGACCGTCAGGGCGAGCGATGTGCAGGCGCAGAAGGATCTCGTCGTCGAGGTGGCCGGTGACGGCTACTGCGGTGCGATCACCCGCGTCGGCGCGGGCGTCGTGGAGCTGGAGGATTGGAAGGGACGCCGACGCAGCTTCCCACTCGGTGGCGGATTCCTCCTCGAGGGGCGGCCGGTGCGCCTGGTGGCGCCGAAGGCCGCGCCGCAGGGCGCCCGCCGCACGGCATCCGGATCCTTCGCCGTCGCGGATGAGCGGGCCAGGGTGGCGCTGCCCAGCCGCATCCTCGTGGAGGGGCGCCACGACGCCGAGCTCGTCGAGAAGGTGTGGGGCGCCGACCTGCGCGTCGAGGGCGTCGTCGTCGAGTACCTGCAGGGCGTCGATCTGCTCGACGAGGTGCTCGCCGAGGCGCCGCCGAGCCCGACACGCCGGTACGGCGTGCTCGTCGACCACCTCGTGCCCGGATCCAAGGAGAGCAGGCTCGTCGAGCAGACCATGCGCGGACCGCATGGGAAGCACCTGAAGATCGTCGGTCACCCGTTCATCGACGTGTGGCAGTGCGTGACCCCCGCGGCCATGGGCATCCGCGCGTGGCCGCGGATCCCGCGCGGCACCGACTGGAAGACCGGCGTCTGCCGCGCTTTCGGCTGGCCCGCGGAGGACCAGGCCGACATCGCCCGCGCATGGCAGCGCATCCTCGCCCGCGTCACCACCTTCCGCGACCTGGAGCCGGCGCTGCTCGGCCGGGTCGAGGAGCTCATCGACTTCGTGACGGAGCCCGCCTCGTGA
- a CDS encoding SGNH/GDSL hydrolase family protein — protein sequence MNPTLPRRSALVAAGALAVVLAVALGVARPWMPPVETPPIAAADEGISPAPLALPEHPTVLVFGDSWTYGSAATPRTHGYAHLLGGLLHGTTIIDGVRGSGYQKPGIDGPDYATRIRSLDAGIAPDLIIIQGSINDRREDPATFPAAVNAAWDALADVFPDAPVVVLGPAPHELPVGASTARIDHDLSVLAAQRAWWYISPVQEEWITTADYPWIIDAGPGLLHPSDAGHEYLAHRVIEALDRFRTAPITAADSAAPDPVE from the coding sequence ATGAACCCGACCCTGCCGCGCCGCTCCGCACTGGTGGCCGCGGGAGCTCTGGCGGTCGTCCTCGCCGTCGCGCTGGGCGTCGCGCGACCGTGGATGCCGCCCGTGGAGACCCCTCCGATCGCGGCCGCCGACGAGGGGATCTCCCCCGCGCCGCTCGCTCTGCCCGAGCATCCGACGGTTCTCGTGTTCGGCGACTCCTGGACGTACGGGTCGGCGGCCACTCCCCGCACCCATGGGTACGCGCACCTGCTGGGCGGGCTCCTGCACGGCACGACGATCATCGACGGCGTGCGCGGCAGCGGCTACCAGAAGCCGGGCATCGACGGGCCGGACTACGCGACGCGGATCCGGTCGCTGGATGCCGGGATCGCACCGGACCTGATCATCATCCAGGGCTCCATCAACGACCGCCGGGAGGACCCCGCGACGTTCCCCGCCGCCGTGAACGCCGCCTGGGACGCGCTGGCCGACGTCTTCCCCGATGCGCCCGTCGTCGTGCTGGGACCGGCACCGCACGAGCTGCCGGTGGGAGCCTCCACCGCCCGCATCGACCACGACCTGTCCGTGCTGGCCGCACAACGGGCGTGGTGGTACATCTCCCCCGTGCAGGAGGAGTGGATCACGACGGCGGACTACCCGTGGATCATCGACGCGGGGCCGGGCCTCCTGCATCCGTCCGATGCGGGGCACGAGTACCTCGCGCACAGGGTGATCGAGGCGCTGGACCGCTTCCGCACCGCACCGATCACGGCCGCCGATTCGGCTGCGCCGGATCCGGTGGAATAG
- a CDS encoding CPBP family intramembrane glutamic endopeptidase, which produces MTSAAWRALAPALLVCLAAPAFFVLGWTGVGWVLIAVGVGTAALVERRMPTPVVSAGSRPSWRFGRKRIPSLTRDLGLIALGMLIVHAISLEAQLDDLAMLRFALALGGAVLVPYLLSRFAFGDRAVSFPWRARRRWNRWQWGWLVGVLVLGWLILPFYFITSGVYRNWPVVDTPELIARLFVGVGAVGIWDELFFICTVFALLRRHLPDALANVLQAIVFVSFLWELGYRAWGPVLTIPFALLQGWILLRTRSLGYVVVVHLLFDAVVFAVLVHAHNPGMLPVFLL; this is translated from the coding sequence GTGACCTCCGCAGCCTGGCGCGCACTCGCCCCCGCGCTGCTGGTGTGCCTGGCCGCGCCGGCGTTCTTCGTGCTCGGGTGGACGGGGGTCGGGTGGGTGCTGATCGCCGTCGGCGTCGGCACGGCGGCACTGGTGGAGCGGCGGATGCCGACCCCGGTCGTGTCCGCAGGGAGTCGGCCGTCGTGGCGGTTCGGGCGGAAGCGGATCCCGTCGCTCACCCGCGACCTCGGCCTCATCGCGCTGGGGATGCTCATCGTGCACGCCATCTCGCTGGAGGCGCAGCTCGACGACCTCGCCATGCTGCGGTTCGCGCTCGCGCTCGGAGGAGCCGTGCTCGTGCCGTACCTGCTGTCGCGCTTCGCGTTCGGCGACCGGGCCGTCTCGTTCCCGTGGCGGGCGCGTCGACGGTGGAACCGCTGGCAGTGGGGATGGCTGGTCGGGGTGCTCGTGCTGGGCTGGCTGATCCTGCCGTTCTACTTCATCACGAGCGGCGTGTACCGGAACTGGCCCGTCGTCGACACGCCGGAGCTCATCGCCCGGCTGTTCGTCGGCGTGGGGGCCGTCGGCATCTGGGACGAGCTGTTCTTCATCTGCACGGTGTTCGCGCTGCTGCGCAGGCACCTGCCCGATGCGCTCGCGAACGTGCTGCAGGCCATCGTGTTCGTGTCGTTCCTGTGGGAGCTCGGCTATCGGGCGTGGGGGCCGGTGCTGACCATCCCGTTCGCGCTGCTGCAGGGCTGGATCCTCCTGCGCACGCGCTCCCTCGGCTACGTCGTCGTCGTGCACCTGCTCTTCGACGCGGTGGTGTTCGCGGTGCTCGTGCACGCGCACAACCCCGGGATGCTCCCGGTGTTCCTGCTCTGA
- a CDS encoding DUF1304 domain-containing protein, with protein sequence MLITGLVLAALAAAVHVFIFVLESLRWTQPATRRIFGVRREEDAETMRQLAFNQGFYNLFLAVAALLGVVLVTVGRSTAGVTLVLASTGMMLAAALVLVLADRAKLRAAAVQGIAPLLAVLAVVIGIA encoded by the coding sequence ATGCTGATCACGGGCCTCGTCCTCGCCGCGCTCGCCGCCGCCGTCCACGTGTTCATCTTCGTGCTGGAGTCTTTGCGCTGGACGCAGCCGGCCACGCGCCGCATCTTCGGCGTGCGCCGCGAGGAGGACGCCGAGACCATGCGGCAGCTGGCGTTCAACCAGGGGTTCTACAATCTGTTCCTCGCGGTCGCGGCGCTCCTCGGCGTCGTGCTCGTCACCGTGGGGCGCTCCACGGCCGGTGTGACGCTCGTGCTGGCCTCCACCGGCATGATGCTGGCCGCGGCTCTCGTGCTGGTGCTCGCCGACCGCGCCAAGCTCCGCGCGGCCGCCGTGCAGGGGATCGCCCCGCTTCTCGCGGTGCTCGCCGTGGTCATCGGGATCGCCTGA